Proteins co-encoded in one Gemmatimonadaceae bacterium genomic window:
- a CDS encoding DEAD/DEAH box helicase has protein sequence MSSTVAETIAKLHEALRSYIEATYHISHPRLVQLRRDLLDLKATISQEPFFESTPRYVKAARYRDIAGLDREIVELLESVSADGAKPKLVYDPPYSHQAQALKSALALGRSMVVMTGTGSGKTESFLLPILGKLAREAARPGSAFGGTPTVRALVLYPMNALVNDQLARIRTLFGDARIAGFFKANAGRPARFARYTSRTLYPGVRTDKKDQTRLKPIGDYYVSKLSDPTAKDLVAALKEKGKWPAKPDLERWYGRHGTRWRNATGAFQRAVMLADDPELFTRHEVHAAPPDVLVTNYSMLGVHADAPVGAPGV, from the coding sequence GTGTCCTCAACAGTAGCCGAGACGATTGCGAAACTTCACGAAGCGTTGCGCTCTTACATCGAGGCGACCTACCACATTAGCCATCCGCGACTCGTGCAGTTGCGACGCGATCTGCTTGACCTTAAGGCGACGATCTCGCAGGAGCCGTTTTTTGAGAGTACGCCGCGATATGTGAAAGCCGCGCGATATCGCGACATCGCGGGATTGGACCGCGAGATTGTGGAGTTGTTAGAGTCGGTATCCGCAGACGGCGCGAAGCCGAAGCTCGTCTATGACCCGCCCTATTCGCATCAGGCGCAGGCCCTAAAGAGTGCTCTTGCGCTTGGACGAAGCATGGTTGTGATGACAGGCACCGGCTCTGGGAAGACCGAGTCGTTCTTGTTGCCAATCCTGGGCAAGTTGGCGCGGGAAGCGGCCCGCCCTGGGAGCGCATTTGGGGGCACGCCGACAGTGAGAGCGCTAGTGCTCTATCCCATGAATGCGCTCGTGAACGATCAGTTGGCGCGCATTCGAACGCTATTTGGCGATGCGCGTATTGCTGGGTTCTTCAAGGCGAATGCAGGTCGCCCGGCGAGGTTCGCGCGCTATACCAGTCGCACGCTTTATCCGGGCGTACGAACTGACAAGAAGGACCAGACACGGCTGAAGCCGATCGGAGACTACTACGTAAGCAAATTGAGCGATCCAACCGCGAAGGATCTGGTGGCCGCGCTGAAGGAGAAGGGAAAGTGGCCGGCGAAGCCGGATCTGGAGCGATGGTATGGCAGGCACGGCACGCGGTGGCGGAATGCGACGGGCGCATTTCAAAGAGCGGTGATGCTCGCCGACGATCCAGAGCTGTTCACGCGCCACGAGGTGCATGCAGCGCCCCCAGACGTACTGGTCACCAACTACAGCATGCTCGGAGTACATGCTGATGCGCCCGTTGGAGCGCCCGGTGTTTGA
- a CDS encoding DUF1998 domain-containing protein, producing MTEADSADDTNVVPDLPAETGEEHGVDENQEYLLNRLLYRGVLPRYAFPTDVASFYVFDVAKSTDFRYAYQFAPSQALSVALSQYAPAKEVWIANKLFRSGAIFSPGRRERFEAWNEKRFYYECSNCRFACTKEREDGRKGESIDCPACGKPGTLGKARYWFRPPGFAHPVDVAEDESADELQELSYATRAKLDAPSPKPGEGTWQRVGPRVRGHYLRKHLLVTNAGPRQDGYTYCARCGRIEPTSPPTTKLSKPHPKPYPDSKQPLCPGNAAAIGVCLGTDFITDILLVNMRVDAPVRLTPGVLATEIAMRTVCEAIAKATCIELELEDGEVQSDFRSALSEGGQSGVEVEVYLYDTLPGGAGFARRAGDQLAKVLERASEVLGACTCDASCYNCLRSFKNKMEHDRLDRHVGRDLLEYLLNGTLPTLGARRESTVVRVLAEDVAPSRVGDNSRGRF from the coding sequence ATGACTGAAGCTGACAGCGCTGATGATACGAACGTCGTTCCCGACCTCCCCGCGGAAACTGGGGAGGAGCACGGCGTCGATGAGAATCAAGAATATCTGCTCAACCGACTGTTGTATCGCGGAGTGCTGCCACGCTATGCGTTCCCGACTGATGTCGCGAGCTTTTACGTGTTCGACGTAGCGAAATCAACTGATTTCCGCTACGCCTATCAGTTTGCGCCGTCGCAAGCATTGTCCGTCGCTTTGTCACAGTATGCACCGGCAAAGGAAGTATGGATTGCGAATAAGTTGTTTCGCTCAGGTGCCATCTTCTCGCCGGGGCGACGCGAGCGCTTCGAAGCGTGGAACGAGAAGCGCTTTTACTACGAGTGTAGCAACTGCCGATTCGCTTGCACTAAAGAGCGCGAAGACGGCAGGAAGGGGGAGAGCATCGATTGCCCCGCTTGTGGAAAACCGGGCACGCTGGGCAAGGCAAGGTATTGGTTCCGGCCCCCGGGGTTCGCGCACCCCGTGGACGTCGCGGAGGACGAGTCTGCCGACGAGTTGCAGGAACTCAGCTACGCCACCCGCGCGAAGTTGGATGCGCCGTCTCCGAAGCCCGGTGAGGGGACATGGCAGCGAGTGGGGCCGCGAGTGCGGGGGCACTACTTGCGCAAGCACTTACTTGTGACGAACGCTGGCCCACGGCAAGACGGTTATACCTACTGTGCCCGGTGCGGACGAATCGAGCCAACTAGTCCGCCGACAACCAAGCTCTCCAAGCCACACCCGAAACCGTACCCCGATTCAAAGCAGCCACTATGTCCTGGCAATGCTGCAGCCATTGGGGTGTGTCTTGGCACCGATTTTATCACGGACATCTTGCTTGTGAACATGCGAGTGGATGCTCCTGTGCGCCTCACACCAGGCGTTCTGGCCACGGAGATCGCGATGAGGACTGTCTGTGAGGCAATCGCTAAAGCGACCTGCATTGAGTTGGAACTGGAAGACGGGGAGGTGCAGTCGGACTTCCGATCAGCGCTCTCTGAGGGTGGACAGAGCGGTGTCGAAGTGGAGGTCTATCTATACGACACGCTCCCTGGCGGCGCGGGATTCGCACGCCGTGCCGGTGACCAGTTAGCTAAGGTGCTTGAGAGGGCCAGCGAAGTGCTTGGGGCGTGTACGTGTGATGCCTCCTGTTACAACTGCTTGCGGAGCTTCAAGAACAAGATGGAGCATGATCGCCTTGATCGGCACGTTGGCCGCGACCTTCTTGAGTATCTGCTGAATGGCACCTTGCCAACTCTCGGTGCAAGGAGAGAGAGCACGGTGGTGCGAGTTCTGGCGGAGGATGTGGCGCCAAGCCGGGTCGGCGATAACAGCCGTGGTCGATTCTGA
- a CDS encoding PD-(D/E)XK nuclease family protein produces MPTEWPAAPMPMSFSTMTAIEACPLRWALSKARYAGTWSASGYPDRVYLGTLVGQGVHGVLERVVALIAQMGGAVGDPSVTVQALRRLGGISALLEKQLERIAERASLNPRVAASGRNVREELQQRRPAMRMDVQLLLSRLRGNTGRTGHKDSEPYAVGTQSATTTRSVASGANVEVPLRGRGDHWKGVADLIVVDEGGVEILDYKTGARKPAHALQVQLYSRLFEEDEGANPRRYAVRALRLIYRDGEVAVPVPSGEERTALAAELDRRAMGAQEQVTSAPPSARPSAESCVFCNVKQLCSAYWTSAVIGEVAAFGAGALVDVELRVHERRAEALWSATVLQAADRVPGAKVFVRCGQEHSHLSNQLAHASRVRILGASWLEPGDDAEPAMLGLTRVSEVFIVE; encoded by the coding sequence ATGCCCACCGAGTGGCCGGCCGCGCCGATGCCGATGAGCTTCTCAACGATGACTGCAATCGAAGCGTGCCCGCTGCGGTGGGCTCTAAGCAAGGCGCGCTATGCGGGGACGTGGAGTGCGAGCGGATATCCTGACCGAGTTTATCTAGGCACGCTGGTGGGTCAGGGCGTGCACGGAGTACTCGAGCGCGTCGTTGCGCTGATTGCCCAAATGGGTGGCGCTGTTGGAGATCCGTCAGTAACGGTGCAAGCTCTGCGGCGGTTGGGAGGTATCAGTGCGTTGCTCGAGAAGCAACTTGAACGGATCGCGGAGCGGGCATCCCTCAACCCGCGCGTCGCGGCGTCAGGAAGGAACGTCCGCGAGGAACTTCAGCAGCGACGCCCCGCCATGCGAATGGACGTGCAACTCTTGCTGAGCAGACTGCGTGGAAACACCGGTCGTACTGGGCATAAGGACTCAGAGCCATATGCAGTCGGAACTCAGTCTGCCACGACCACCCGATCCGTTGCGTCGGGAGCAAATGTCGAGGTTCCGCTCAGAGGACGTGGTGACCATTGGAAAGGAGTCGCAGATCTGATAGTCGTCGATGAAGGTGGCGTCGAGATCTTGGACTACAAGACAGGCGCGCGTAAGCCGGCGCACGCACTGCAGGTGCAGCTATACTCACGGCTCTTTGAAGAAGATGAGGGTGCGAATCCCAGAAGATATGCCGTGCGGGCGTTGCGACTTATCTACCGTGACGGCGAGGTAGCGGTCCCGGTGCCGAGCGGGGAAGAGCGGACGGCACTTGCCGCGGAATTGGATAGACGTGCCATGGGGGCGCAGGAGCAGGTGACCTCCGCGCCGCCATCTGCGAGGCCGAGTGCAGAAAGTTGCGTCTTCTGTAATGTGAAGCAACTCTGCAGTGCGTACTGGACGTCAGCCGTTATTGGGGAGGTCGCCGCGTTCGGGGCAGGCGCGCTGGTGGATGTGGAACTGAGAGTGCATGAGCGGCGCGCAGAGGCGTTGTGGAGCGCGACAGTGCTGCAGGCAGCTGATCGCGTACCCGGTGCCAAGGTGTTCGTGCGTTGTGGGCAAGAGCACAGTCATCTATCCAATCAACTGGCCCACGCATCGCGTGTACGGATTCTCGGAGCTTCGTGGCTCGAGCCAGGCGATGATGCTGAACCCGCGATGTTGGGACTGACGCGTGTCAGCGAGGTCTTCATCGTCGAGTAA
- a CDS encoding tyrosine-type recombinase/integrase has translation MRPDWTRISSSATRYGNTAITHLVQAGIDLPTVKRISGHKTLAMVERYAHQNGAHVAQAMDKLEARFKQAAS, from the coding sequence GTGCGGCCGGATTGGACCCGGATCTCATCGTCCGCCACACGATACGGCAATACGGCGATCACGCATCTCGTACAGGCTGGAATTGACCTGCCTACCGTCAAACGCATTAGTGGTCACAAAACGCTAGCCATGGTCGAACGATACGCGCATCAGAACGGAGCTCACGTCGCCCAAGCGATGGACAAGCTCGAGGCACGTTTCAAACAAGCGGCTTCCTAA
- a CDS encoding helix-turn-helix transcriptional regulator has product MSDRPLVYTEFAPGDAARDIALTYWSFQVHALPHEGFVHRVWPDGCITLTLVCVGGRAVGAHVLGVRQSAFDVPLFAGARYWGVRFRPEAGALWLGVAPAQLREQSAPAATLLGDDVLAMASDVALLDDEAAVRARLDAWIVSRAVASHAIDGVVRSAVAAIVATNGQRSMTDIARDVGVSARVLQRRFAASVGISPKAFAVLRRGRGALRRVLSKDTDVGGWSAVALSSGYADQAHFTREVARLTRFAPTALQARLATIEHERLMD; this is encoded by the coding sequence GTGAGTGACCGGCCGCTGGTGTACACCGAGTTTGCCCCGGGTGATGCGGCGCGTGATATCGCGCTCACCTATTGGAGTTTTCAGGTGCACGCGTTGCCACATGAGGGATTTGTGCACCGTGTGTGGCCGGACGGGTGCATCACGCTGACGCTGGTGTGCGTGGGCGGTCGCGCGGTGGGCGCGCATGTGCTGGGGGTTCGGCAGAGCGCGTTTGATGTGCCGCTGTTTGCGGGGGCCCGCTACTGGGGTGTGCGATTCCGGCCCGAAGCGGGCGCGCTCTGGCTGGGCGTTGCTCCGGCGCAATTGCGTGAGCAGAGTGCGCCGGCGGCCACGCTGTTGGGCGATGACGTATTGGCAATGGCGAGTGACGTGGCGCTGTTGGATGACGAAGCGGCGGTCCGCGCCCGGCTGGACGCATGGATTGTGTCGCGCGCGGTGGCATCGCACGCCATTGATGGTGTGGTGCGGAGCGCGGTGGCGGCGATTGTGGCCACCAACGGGCAACGGTCGATGACCGACATTGCGCGCGATGTGGGGGTGAGCGCGCGTGTGTTGCAGCGGCGCTTTGCGGCGAGTGTGGGCATATCACCCAAGGCGTTTGCCGTGCTGCGTCGCGGGCGCGGGGCGCTCAGGCGGGTGTTGTCCAAGGACACGGATGTGGGCGGATGGTCGGCTGTGGCACTGTCGAGCGGATATGCCGATCAGGCGCATTTCACGCGCGAGGTGGCACGATTGACGCGATTTGCTCCCACGGCGTTGCAGGCGCGGCTGGCTACCATTGAGCACGAGCGGTTGATGGACTGA
- the queF gene encoding preQ(1) synthase has product MPRPELLESFPNPYADRSYEIYMETTEFTSLCPLGGIETDAADLKLLEGGAPDFATIRITYTPAATCLELKSLKHYLWSFRNDGIFYERAVNRILDDLVAACTPKSMTVVGDFNVRGGLKSIITASWTPAS; this is encoded by the coding sequence ATGCCAAGACCCGAACTGCTTGAATCGTTTCCGAATCCCTATGCGGATCGGAGTTACGAGATTTACATGGAGACCACGGAGTTCACGTCACTGTGCCCATTGGGTGGCATCGAGACGGACGCGGCGGATCTCAAGCTGCTGGAAGGTGGCGCGCCGGACTTTGCCACCATTCGCATTACCTACACGCCGGCGGCGACGTGCCTGGAGCTGAAGAGTCTCAAGCACTATCTGTGGAGCTTCCGGAACGACGGCATCTTTTACGAGCGTGCGGTGAATCGCATTCTTGATGATCTGGTGGCCGCGTGCACGCCGAAGTCGATGACGGTGGTGGGTGATTTCAATGTGCGCGGTGGGCTGAAAAGCATCATCACGGCCAGCTGGACGCCGGCGTCGTAG
- a CDS encoding rhomboid family intramembrane serine protease, which translates to MATATYDEFESSRRPSAVYWLIGLCVGVFFVQTTLVGDVNMANALGYTPGDIAARSLWTVGTYMFVHGGLMHLALNMWTLWLFGPRVERAWGSSTFTWFYLWCGLGGWAAHYMFQKEGGTLIGASAAILGVAVAYASRWPDDEVYLFGVLPMKVRWLVVLMAAMNVFMAIIDQGSLGGTAYAAHIGGMMAGAIYLFAPNTQSLDRFRRRIEPAPDYGDESPRPVPKSSARPRERDADDIVAQSKAAVSRARPVPTPRVAPVAVAEKPSTALDAVLDKIASDGMASLTVAEKLLLDEWSQRLRNLNRG; encoded by the coding sequence ATGGCCACAGCCACGTACGACGAATTCGAAAGTTCGCGGAGACCATCGGCCGTCTATTGGCTGATTGGGCTGTGCGTGGGTGTGTTCTTCGTGCAGACCACACTGGTTGGCGACGTGAACATGGCCAACGCCCTGGGCTATACGCCGGGCGATATCGCGGCGCGTTCGTTGTGGACGGTGGGGACGTACATGTTCGTGCACGGGGGCTTGATGCACCTGGCACTCAACATGTGGACGCTGTGGCTGTTCGGGCCGCGGGTGGAGCGGGCGTGGGGGTCGAGCACGTTCACCTGGTTCTACCTGTGGTGCGGACTGGGCGGTTGGGCCGCGCACTACATGTTCCAGAAGGAAGGTGGCACCCTCATTGGCGCCTCGGCGGCGATACTCGGCGTGGCCGTGGCGTATGCCTCACGGTGGCCGGATGACGAGGTGTATCTGTTTGGTGTGTTGCCGATGAAGGTGCGCTGGTTGGTGGTGCTGATGGCGGCCATGAACGTGTTCATGGCAATCATCGATCAGGGCAGCCTGGGCGGTACTGCGTATGCGGCGCATATCGGCGGCATGATGGCGGGTGCGATCTATCTGTTCGCGCCCAACACACAGAGTCTCGACCGATTCCGTCGTCGCATCGAGCCGGCGCCCGACTACGGTGATGAAAGCCCGCGTCCGGTGCCCAAGAGTTCGGCGCGTCCGCGCGAGCGCGACGCGGATGACATTGTCGCGCAGAGCAAGGCCGCGGTGTCGCGTGCGCGCCCGGTTCCCACGCCGCGCGTGGCGCCAGTGGCCGTGGCCGAGAAGCCGTCGACGGCGCTTGATGCGGTGCTGGACAAGATCGCGTCGGACGGGATGGCCAGTCTCACGGTGGCCGAGAAGCTGCTGCTGGACGAGTGGTCGCAGCGGCTGAGGAACTTGAACCGCGGTTGA
- a CDS encoding D-alanine--D-alanine ligase, with the protein MNITVLLGGVSAERDVSLSSGLRIAVGLRERGHEVTCLDPAEGVLSRATESRLLASGVGSAPPSLEALAGLGSKSLSPTLATMPEVTGADCVFIALHGGQGEDGTVQALLDMAGVRYTGSGHLASALAMDKHLTKVLLRAAGVATANWLMAPAPGMGTVDPDEVGRHLDWPVVVKPSKQGSTVGLSIVREPGELQPAITQAFRYDDEVMIERFVPGRELTVGILGTQVFPTIEIKPVKELYDYECKYTPGMAEEFVAELAPDIQSKLADQALRSFAALKLRGYARIDFRLDPQGQPWCLEANTLPGMTPTSLIPQAAAAAGVLFPELCERIVLLALA; encoded by the coding sequence ATGAACATCACCGTTTTGTTGGGCGGGGTATCGGCCGAGCGCGACGTCTCGCTCTCGTCGGGGCTGCGGATTGCCGTCGGCTTGCGGGAGCGCGGGCATGAGGTGACCTGTCTCGACCCGGCCGAGGGCGTGCTGTCGCGCGCGACGGAGAGTCGGCTGTTGGCCAGCGGCGTGGGCAGCGCGCCGCCGTCGCTGGAGGCCTTGGCCGGGCTGGGGTCCAAGTCGCTGTCACCGACCTTGGCAACGATGCCCGAAGTGACCGGGGCCGATTGCGTGTTCATCGCGCTGCACGGTGGTCAGGGCGAAGACGGCACGGTGCAGGCGCTGCTGGATATGGCCGGCGTGCGGTACACGGGCAGCGGACATCTGGCGAGCGCGCTGGCGATGGACAAGCACCTGACGAAGGTGTTGTTGCGCGCGGCGGGAGTGGCCACGGCCAACTGGCTGATGGCGCCGGCGCCAGGCATGGGAACGGTGGACCCCGACGAAGTGGGCCGGCATCTGGACTGGCCGGTGGTGGTGAAGCCGTCCAAGCAGGGGAGTACGGTGGGGCTGTCGATCGTGCGGGAGCCCGGTGAGCTGCAGCCGGCCATCACTCAGGCGTTTCGGTATGACGACGAGGTGATGATCGAGCGGTTTGTGCCGGGTCGCGAGCTGACCGTGGGGATTCTGGGGACCCAAGTTTTCCCGACCATCGAGATCAAGCCGGTGAAGGAGCTGTACGACTACGAGTGCAAATACACGCCGGGGATGGCGGAAGAGTTCGTGGCCGAACTAGCGCCGGACATCCAGTCAAAGCTGGCCGATCAGGCTTTGAGGTCGTTTGCGGCGCTCAAGCTGCGAGGGTACGCGCGGATCGACTTCCGATTGGACCCCCAGGGGCAACCGTGGTGTCTGGAAGCGAACACGTTGCCGGGGATGACGCCGACCAGTCTGATCCCACAGGCCGCGGCGGCTGCCGGCGTCTTGTTTCCCGAGTTGTGCGAGCGCATCGTCCTCCTGGCGCTCGCCTAG
- a CDS encoding BrnT family toxin: protein MNSEPQFDGFDWDDGNREKCRKHGISPEAIEELFGRVLAIAPDPFQNEPRFRAIGPANDGRMIFLVFTLRSRDNERLIRPISARFMHRREIRAYKEANPHILE from the coding sequence ATGAACTCTGAACCTCAGTTCGACGGCTTTGACTGGGACGACGGGAATCGTGAGAAATGCCGTAAGCATGGCATCTCACCAGAGGCAATTGAGGAGCTGTTTGGCCGAGTGTTGGCAATCGCTCCCGATCCGTTCCAGAACGAGCCGCGATTTCGTGCCATTGGTCCGGCCAACGATGGTCGCATGATTTTCCTGGTGTTCACCCTGCGCTCGCGGGACAATGAGCGCCTGATCCGACCCATCAGTGCGCGATTCATGCACAGGAGAGAGATTCGTGCCTACAAAGAAGCGAATCCCCACATTCTCGAGTGA
- a CDS encoding BrnA antitoxin family protein, with product MPTKKRIPTFSSDADAEAFVDRADLSEYDLSDFQPVKFEFQRKSAKINMRLPESLLQAVKARAATRGIPYQRYIREALERAVSPKR from the coding sequence GTGCCTACAAAGAAGCGAATCCCCACATTCTCGAGTGATGCCGACGCCGAGGCGTTTGTCGATCGCGCTGACCTTTCGGAGTATGATCTGTCCGACTTTCAGCCCGTCAAGTTTGAGTTCCAACGAAAGTCCGCGAAGATCAACATGCGATTGCCCGAGTCGCTGCTCCAAGCCGTGAAGGCGCGCGCGGCAACGCGCGGTATTCCTTATCAGCGCTACATTCGCGAGGCGCTGGAGCGAGCGGTCAGCCCAAAGCGATAA
- a CDS encoding pyridoxal-phosphate dependent enzyme: MATTLTADATVQEQHLRHRRPYESVLETIGWTPLIRLSRVAKGIRTPLYGKADFFNPGDSVKDRIGMPMIEAHERAGTLKPGGIIVEATSGNTGVGLAIAAALKGYKCIFTMPDKMSQEKVRLLKAFGAEVIITPTAVPPDHPQNYVQMAKRIVRETPGAVLAGQFENPANPEAHMATTGPELWEQSEGRITHFVASAGTGGTISGVGRYLKSKNPNIKIIAADPQGSVLAELWRTNGEGHPTGAPYKVEGVGQDCVPATLDMGVIDEFITVNDKDAFAMARRLTREEGIFVGGSAGLIAHAALTVARRLNDPDAYVVTFLCDTGERYLSKVFNDEWMRENQMLDAVPTSIEAVLGHKDGSAPAIVSVAPGATVRQAIRLMVLHNVSQAPVMDGTVCIGSVAESQLTSKSLADPKVLDLTVSDVMDQPFPVVESDQPVESVAKLLSKSNRAVLMKKDGVVQGIVTRFDVLEYLMHR, from the coding sequence ATGGCCACGACCCTGACTGCCGACGCGACCGTGCAGGAACAACACCTGCGCCACCGCCGTCCCTATGAATCCGTCCTGGAGACCATCGGCTGGACACCGCTGATCCGCCTCTCCCGCGTGGCCAAGGGGATTCGCACGCCGTTGTACGGCAAGGCCGATTTTTTCAATCCCGGCGACAGTGTGAAGGACCGCATCGGGATGCCCATGATCGAGGCGCACGAACGAGCCGGGACGCTCAAGCCGGGTGGCATCATTGTCGAAGCCACGAGCGGCAACACGGGTGTCGGCCTGGCGATTGCCGCGGCGCTCAAAGGGTACAAGTGCATCTTCACGATGCCGGACAAGATGTCGCAGGAAAAAGTGCGACTGCTCAAGGCCTTTGGCGCTGAAGTGATCATCACGCCCACCGCGGTGCCGCCCGATCATCCGCAGAACTACGTGCAGATGGCCAAACGCATCGTGCGGGAGACGCCAGGCGCGGTGTTGGCCGGACAGTTTGAAAACCCGGCCAATCCGGAGGCGCATATGGCGACGACGGGTCCGGAGTTGTGGGAGCAATCGGAAGGCCGCATCACGCACTTTGTGGCATCGGCAGGCACGGGCGGCACGATTTCCGGCGTCGGTCGCTATCTCAAGTCGAAGAATCCGAACATCAAGATCATCGCCGCCGATCCGCAGGGATCGGTGTTGGCCGAGCTGTGGCGCACGAACGGTGAGGGCCATCCTACCGGTGCGCCGTACAAGGTGGAGGGCGTGGGGCAGGATTGCGTGCCGGCCACGCTGGACATGGGCGTGATTGACGAGTTCATCACGGTGAATGACAAGGACGCATTCGCGATGGCGCGTCGACTCACGCGTGAAGAAGGGATTTTCGTGGGCGGATCGGCGGGGCTGATTGCGCATGCCGCGCTGACGGTGGCGCGACGCCTGAACGATCCCGATGCGTACGTGGTGACGTTTTTGTGCGACACCGGCGAGCGCTATCTGAGCAAGGTGTTCAACGACGAATGGATGCGCGAGAATCAGATGCTGGATGCCGTGCCCACGAGCATCGAAGCCGTACTGGGCCACAAGGACGGCAGCGCGCCGGCCATCGTGAGTGTGGCACCGGGCGCGACGGTGCGTCAGGCGATTCGCCTGATGGTGCTGCACAACGTGTCACAGGCGCCGGTGATGGATGGCACGGTGTGCATTGGCAGCGTGGCGGAATCACAACTGACATCCAAGTCGCTGGCCGATCCCAAAGTGCTGGACCTGACGGTGAGCGACGTGATGGATCAGCCGTTCCCGGTGGTGGAGAGTGATCAACCGGTGGAAAGCGTGGCCAAGCTGTTGTCGAAGAGCAACCGCGCGGTGCTGATGAAGAAGGACGGCGTGGTGCAGGGGATTGTGACGCGCTTCGACGTGCTGGAATATCTCATGCACCGGTAG
- a CDS encoding energy transducer TonB: MNTSLPFQYPVAQYLGRMEGNVTLRLFVDAEGRVVTDSTRIDQSSGISAFDSAALAGARELRFRPARRRGTAVPVALLYPVHFRHPEGPRPPG, encoded by the coding sequence ATGAACACATCGCTGCCCTTTCAGTATCCCGTCGCGCAGTATCTGGGTCGGATGGAAGGGAACGTGACCCTCCGCCTGTTTGTGGATGCGGAGGGTCGTGTGGTGACCGACAGCACACGAATCGACCAGTCGTCGGGGATTTCGGCTTTCGATTCGGCGGCACTGGCGGGAGCGCGCGAGTTGCGTTTCCGTCCAGCGCGTCGGCGCGGTACCGCAGTCCCGGTGGCCCTGCTGTATCCGGTACACTTCCGACACCCCGAAGGGCCCAGGCCCCCCGGTTGA